A segment of the Collimonas fungivorans genome:
ATCCGACCAGCCCCAGCATGCCGAACGAAAAAATCAGGATCGCCGCCAGGACCTCGATCAGCATGAAGCCACCTTGCCGTTTCAGAGAGTGATTCGTCATTTAGCATCCCGTCGGCGTGGTGTTGGACAAAGTGAGTTTCGGGTCGCACATGCGTATCTGCCCGCTTTGCGTAACGACCACCAAAAGCCGACGGTCGCCAGAATTCTTGATTTCGAATTTATAGGACGCCGCACTTGCATTGTTGAGCCGCCCGAGGCTGGTAAAAGTCAGGGTATCGACGTCGCCAGTGACAATGACATTGGCATTTGCGCCGCCCAGCGAAGAACCTTGCACGTAGAGATCGGAGTCGGCCGCTAGCAACGAGCCGGTTTGCTGCACGTACCAGTTGTTGCCGGTCTTCGAGGTTGCCGCATCCTTGGCCGGCGTGACTGCTGTGAGCCGGAAATCAACCAGCCGGCTGCGCCGTACAGCTTCGGTTTTTGCCAGCCGAATGCCGTTTTGCAGCGCCTCGGCGGTGGACCTGACCTTGGTATTCTGAATCCACATGGTGAACGACGGCAAAGCCACCGTCATCAGGATCGCCGTCACGGCAATAGTGACCATCAATTCGATCAGGCTGAAACCGCGGCCGCCGGACGGGGACTGCGTCACGCGCATGGCTGCCCTTTTTTAACGATCCAGGCGCGGTCGCATGTGCTGCCCCAGCCGTCTTTCAGCCCCGTGGTGGCTTTAATTAAACCCTTGGCAACCGTGTAAGTGTAGGTATAAGAAAAAGCGCTGACAGGTCCCTGTCCGGCGGCCGTGATGGCATATTCCTGATCTGTCAGGGCGCAGGTAAACGTAAAATTCTTGGTGTTGCCGCCGCAAGGCCCTGCGGTATATTTCCGGTTATCCTGATAAAACTGCTCCAGCTGCGCTTGCGCGGAAGACATGCCGTTGGTGGCGTCCACCAGATAACCGCGCAACACATAATCGGCATAGTTTGGGTAAGCAATCGCCGACAGGATCGCAATAATGGCGATCGTGATCATCAATTCGATCAAGGTAAAACCTTTGCTTGCCATAGCCATGCTAGCCTTCTTTTCAAATGGAAACTTTTTCCAACAAACGATAGCGAATGCCAGCTGGCATAGCGTTTTTCCGCATCGGCAAACAAGGAGCTTGATGGTGCAGCCACGCCGCAATGCCGGACAGACGCGAGAATAACAATTCTTTCATAGAGGAAATATCGTCATATCCTGAACTTGATGTAAGGATTTCCCTGCTCTCCATAGACTGGAGCTTGCCGCTGTATCAAGTAAAATCCAGGACAGCGGCAGAAGTTAAATCTGTTGCAGGAATGACACGAGGAAAAGAAAACGACTGCTTGCCGGAAGGTGCGCGATAATGGCGAAAAAAACGATGGTTCCGCGAATGGCAGCTCATGACGCAAAAGTGCGGCTGGCATTTCCATCCATAATGAATTGAGGGATTCATGATACGAGTACTGATTGCCGACGATCACGCGATCATGCGTGAAGGACTGAAACAATTGTTTGCGCTTGGTAAAGAAGTGGCGGTAGTCGAGGAAGCCGTCAACGGCGGACAAGTGCTCGATGCCTTGCAGGCGGGCGGCATCGACCTGGTATTGCTGGACATGACCATGCCGGGTGTCAGCGGCGTCAACCTTATCCAGCGTATCCGCGCCCACGAATCCAATCCGCCGATCCTGGTGCTCAGCATGCACAATGAGCTGCCGATTGCGCGCCGGGCCCTGGCCGCCGGCGCCGCCGGCTACCTGACCAAGGATAACAAACCGGAAATACTGATGGCCGCCATCCGCAAAGTAGTGGCGGGAGGACGCTTCATCGATCCTGAACTGGCAGAACAGATGGTGTTCGAATCGAGCAGCTCCGACCAGCGCCCGCCGCATGAACTCCTATCCGACCGGGAGTTCCACATCCTGCGCCTGCTGGTGCGCGGCAAAAGCGTCAACGAAGTTGCCGAAGAACTGGCGATCAGCAACAAGACTGTCAGCACCCATAAAGCGCGGCTGATGCAGAAAATGAACTTTCAGAACAATGCCGAGCTGGTGCGCTACGCGATTACCTACAACCTTATCGAGTGATAGCCGGCCCCGCCCTCATTGATTCTCTGTCGCATCGGCGATGGGAATCGACACTCTGATCGTGGCGCCGGCGCCGGGCTCGCTGAAAATACTCACCTCGCCGCCGAGCATGTGGGCCCGTTCGCGGATCCCGACCAGGCCGAATGATTTCTTTTTTTGTATGCTGGCATCAAAACCCCTGCCGTTATCGCGTACCTCCAGCAAGTAATGTTTTTCCTTTCTCTCCAGGCTGATTTCTGTCCGGCTCGCTTGCGCATGGCGGCTGATATTGGTCAATGATTCCTGCGCGATACGGAAAATGGTCGTCGTCCGCTTGTCATCCAGGACAATGTTTTCCTCGCGCACATCGAGGCGGCACGGAATGCCGGTATTGGCGGTAAATTCTTCGGTCAGCCACTCCAGCGCCGACACTATTCCCATGTCCAGCGCCGACGGCCGCAGCGACGACACGACATTGCGCACGACCTTGATGGTAGCGTCGACCAGTGTCACCATGCGTTCGATTTTTCCTTGCAGCGACGGATTTTTCCCTCCGAACTCCAGGCCCACCACCGACACGCCCATGCGCAGCGCTGACAAGTGCTGCCCCAGCTCATCATGGATTTCGCGCGTCAGGTGCTTGCGCTCTTCCTCCCGCGACGCTTCCAGTTCATAAGCGCGCTCCTGCGCCTGCTGTTCCTTGAGCCGTTGGCGGGCCTCCAGCCTGCGCACGCGGTAGCGATGCATCAGGTACAGAAGCAGCAGCGACAGCAAGCCGCAAGAGACGTAGAAAGTCCAGGTAGACCACCACGGCGGCAGGATCACGACCTCGACTTCCGCCGTCGACGAATAAGCCTGCATAGGGGGATTGTCGGCCGCCACCTGGAAACGATAATGGCCTGGAGGTAAAGCCGCGTAGCGCACTTCGGGGACGCTGGTCTTCGACCAGTCAGATTCCAGCCCTTGCATGCGGTAACGAAAATTCAGGGTCTCGCGGTTCTGGTAAGACAATGCAGCGAGCTTGAAATTGAGCGGACCGGAGCTCCACGGCAAGCGCACAGGCTGGCCGCGGGCAAGGGTTTCGCCGTCGCGCCCGATGCTTTCCACCAGCACATCCAGCTGCAACGGCGCAAACAGCGATTCCGGCCGCAGGATATGGGAGGCGCCGCCGCTGGTCGCTACCCACATCGAGCCGTCGCTGTCTTCGTAAAAGGAGCGCATGTCCGTGTCGTTCCACACCAGCCCGCTATCCTGGTTGAAAAACCGCCATTGCTTGTGATTCCATACGCCGATTCCGGCGTCCGTGGATACCCACAACCAGCCCCGGCTGTCTTCGAACAACGCCATCACCGACTGATCCTGCAGCAGCGGCGGCGTCACCTCGCTTATCTCCACTGCCTCGTCCTGTTCGACGCCGCGCCAGACATTCCCCTCTTCAGCGCCCAGCCACAATGTTTCATTATGGGTGCAAGCGATGGTGCTAGGCTGGAAAACCTGCGCCGCCGGCCTGGTTCGCGGCTTGCGCCAATGCACACCGTCAAAACGCAGCAGTCCCTTGTCGGTAACAAACCAGAGCACTCCGCCCCGGCCCTGGCATCCTTGGTAGGCGTTGATATCCTCAATCGAAAGAAACTCCGTTACTTTTACCGGAACCGGATTGGATTGCGGCTGCCTGATGCTGTAAATGCCGATCTCGGTAGCAATCCAGAGTTGTCCCGAGCGGTCGAAAAACAGGCTGTTGATCGATGGCAGCTGAGCGACCTTGACGTCCGCTTCGGCGCCGCGCCCGCGGCGAACCAGGAGCCCTGAAAGCGAGCCGGCCCAGATATTGCCTTGGGCATCTTCAGCCATATTGGCCCATTGATGGGAGGTGCCGCCATAGGTTCCTGCAGTAACGGAAAAATATCCATTCTTCTGCAATGTGGCGGAACCGGAACGGGTACCTACATGCAGCAAATTTTGCCGGTCGCGCAAGAACGACAGCACGACATTGCTGGGCAGGCCTTGCCTGGAAGTCCAGTTCTCCCAGTTCGGATAACCTATCCAATGCACCAGCCCATGGCCCGCCGATCCGAGCCAGACGCCGCCGTCGCGATCAAACACGATGGAATTGATGCCGCCGCCTACTGTCAGTCCGCTGGACTCGTTAAAGGATTCCCAGCGCTTGCCGTTCCAGCGCAGGATGCCTTCGTCTTGCCGGCTGAACACCCTGCCGGTGGCGTCCATCGCCAGGAACGGAATTCCGTGCGCCTTCTGCTGCTGGTTCGGGTCTGGCGAACGGTCCTGGAAGACATGGCCACCTGGCGGCAGCACAAATACCTTGTGCTTGCCGCGCGCCCAGAGCATGCCTTGACGGTCATGAAGAATGGCGTCCCAATTTTCGCCGACGGGCAAACCGCTTTCCTTTCCCAGCACCAGCAACTTCCCCTGGTCGTAATGGCACAGCATGTGCCCGCAACCCATCCACAAATCTCCATGCTGGCCGACATGAATGGTGACAAGGCTTTTCATCTCAGGATGAGGCGACAGTTGCCCTGCATCGAAAAACTCATGCGCCTGCCAGGAATGGCCTTGATCCGCGGACAGCACCAGCCACAAGCGGTCTTGGCTTATTACCAGCAGGCGGTCCGGCCCCAGTGTGGCGAAGGTCTGTCCTTGATAGAAAGCGAACTGTACATTTTGAAACTGCATGGGCACGAAACGCTGCCCCTGCCACAGGTACAAACCTTCGCTGGTGCCGACCCACAGGCGGCCGCTGCCGTCGACATGCAATGTGGTGATAAACGGCGTGGGCAAGCCTTGGCGCAATTCAAAACGCTGGAAGCGCGCGCCGTCGTAGCGGAACAAACCGTTCTGGGTGCCAATCCACAGATAGCCGCCAGGCTCTTGCGCCAGGGCGTTGACAACCATGTTTGTCAAACCATCCGACTGGCTGTAGTAACGCAGCGGCAGCTGCTGGCAAATTGCCGCCGGCAGCAGGAAAGCCAGCCACAGCATTACGATCAGTCGACGACACCAGCGCAAACTCATCATTCAGATTCCTATTGCCATTTGAGGACAAGGCTTTCCCAAGGATGCCTTATGCAGCATGATATGGTAAAAATCCTTATGTAGGCATCCAATTGATACCTACCGTTCACAGGGTCCCCATGGCAATCGGAACTAAAATGCCGGTCCGACCTGGAACATGCCGCTGCGCCTAAAAAAAACTCTTCAGTTCAGCAATTGAAAGATTGCTGGTTTCATGAAGGCTGATCAGGATGGATGCGCCGACCCGCAGCCGGCCATGGCGGATTTTACTGATGACAGGCGGAGCCACTTCGAGGCGGCGCGAAAGTGCGGCGTCGTTTTTCAGTTCCAGCTTGGCGATGACGGCGTCCAGCATCTTGTTGGCATTTTTAATGTACTCAGCCGTGTCGTCTGCATTCTTCATTACTTGCCTTCGGTTGTTAAGATGAAATCAGATGAATTTACAAAAATGCTATTTTATTTTTATATTCCATTAGCAGATATGCTAATGGATCCGAGGAACGGAGGGCATCAGGAAATCATGATTTTCGGGTGGGCGGGTGAGAAATCGGCGTCGGGAATTCCTTACGCCGCGTCAATTAGCCGATAACGGAACGACGTACCATCCGGCATGGGAGCCTTGCATCCGTAGTTCAACCCGGAGACCCAAGCTGTAACGCTTGAGCAACCAGGTTGTCGCCGATGGCGCACTGCCATCGCTATCGCAGAGCGGCCCCGCCTTGCGTGAGATACTGACTCAGGAGACGGGCAAATTGCCCACCGTCAGTGTTGATCGTCGTTTGGAAGCTCCCCCCTGCGCTGAAGACGATTGCGAAGGTATGGATATCGCCGTATTCTTGTGTGTTGCGCAGCATGTAGTCGACACGATTATCGCGATAGTGTTGGTTAGTGCCGCCAGGCGTAGCGGACGGCACACCCATCGGCGTCTGCCACCACAGGATCGGGAGTCCATTGCTCAGCGCGGTGCGATAGTCCGAGATCGCGCTCTGCGATTGGTGGAAGTTCGGTGTGGCGATATTGTTTGCGTCCCAATAGAAAGTCCCGGTTCGCCCCGCGCATTCGGCTGGAGGCGATGCAACTTCCAGGCAGCCGGCGTCTCGATCGCTGGTTTGGGCAACGATGAAATCCGCCTGATGTGCCCCAACCGCTTTCATTTCGGCGCCGATCTCAGCCGGGGAGCCAGACCAGAACGAGGGCGGGAATCCGAGCAACGCATTAGGTGCGATCTTCCTGCCCATCTGCACCAGGCACTGGCCGATGCCGGCGGCGCTATTCGGCAATCCGCTGCATTCGGCCTGGCTGCTGACGACGGCAGGTATCTGGGCCGGATCATGCCCCGGCGCCTGCGCCCATACGAAACCCCAGAAATCCGGCTCCAGATTGATCAGAACGGGCGCATTGAGCGCGGCAATGCGTTGATACATCAGCCGGGCCTGCGCCCAGTAGTTGTTCATGAACGTCGCATCGTTGATTCCGCTCAAGTTGCTGCCGCCGTTCTGCGCCATCTGATAAAAGGTGAACATCGGGGTTGCGCCGTAGGCCTGGATGGCCTGCGCAGTGTACGTGATGTACGCGCCATCGGGACTGTTCCAGGTAGGCCACGCGCCTGCGCCGACCCCCACCAGGTAAGTATCAACGATATCCGGGTGAATACTCTGGCTTTGCATTTGCGCCAATGAATTGCCGCGCCGAGTCCGACCAGCACTCGGGAGGGTTTGCCGAGCTTGGTCACCAAAGCGGAAGTAGCTGCGGCACCTGTAGTGCCGCCGCCTGAAGTACCGCCGCCTGTTGTACCGCCGCCTGTTGTACCGCCACCTGTTGTACCGCCACCTGTTGTACTGCCACCTGTTGTACTGCCACCTGTTGTACTGCCGCCTGTTGTACTGTCGCCTGAAGTACTGCCACCTGAAGTACTACCGCCCTGGGTGCTATCGCCTCCGCCGCCGCAACCGA
Coding sequences within it:
- a CDS encoding GspH/FimT family pseudopilin — its product is MTQSPSGGRGFSLIELMVTIAVTAILMTVALPSFTMWIQNTKVRSTAEALQNGIRLAKTEAVRRSRLVDFRLTAVTPAKDAATSKTGNNWYVQQTGSLLAADSDLYVQGSSLGGANANVIVTGDVDTLTFTSLGRLNNASAASYKFEIKNSGDRRLLVVVTQSGQIRMCDPKLTLSNTTPTGC
- a CDS encoding type IV pilin protein gives rise to the protein MAMASKGFTLIELMITIAIIAILSAIAYPNYADYVLRGYLVDATNGMSSAQAQLEQFYQDNRKYTAGPCGGNTKNFTFTCALTDQEYAITAAGQGPVSAFSYTYTYTVAKGLIKATTGLKDGWGSTCDRAWIVKKGQPCA
- a CDS encoding response regulator transcription factor; the protein is MIRVLIADDHAIMREGLKQLFALGKEVAVVEEAVNGGQVLDALQAGGIDLVLLDMTMPGVSGVNLIQRIRAHESNPPILVLSMHNELPIARRALAAGAAGYLTKDNKPEILMAAIRKVVAGGRFIDPELAEQMVFESSSSDQRPPHELLSDREFHILRLLVRGKSVNEVAEELAISNKTVSTHKARLMQKMNFQNNAELVRYAITYNLIE
- a CDS encoding sensor histidine kinase — encoded protein: MMSLRWCRRLIVMLWLAFLLPAAICQQLPLRYYSQSDGLTNMVVNALAQEPGGYLWIGTQNGLFRYDGARFQRFELRQGLPTPFITTLHVDGSGRLWVGTSEGLYLWQGQRFVPMQFQNVQFAFYQGQTFATLGPDRLLVISQDRLWLVLSADQGHSWQAHEFFDAGQLSPHPEMKSLVTIHVGQHGDLWMGCGHMLCHYDQGKLLVLGKESGLPVGENWDAILHDRQGMLWARGKHKVFVLPPGGHVFQDRSPDPNQQQKAHGIPFLAMDATGRVFSRQDEGILRWNGKRWESFNESSGLTVGGGINSIVFDRDGGVWLGSAGHGLVHWIGYPNWENWTSRQGLPSNVVLSFLRDRQNLLHVGTRSGSATLQKNGYFSVTAGTYGGTSHQWANMAEDAQGNIWAGSLSGLLVRRGRGAEADVKVAQLPSINSLFFDRSGQLWIATEIGIYSIRQPQSNPVPVKVTEFLSIEDINAYQGCQGRGGVLWFVTDKGLLRFDGVHWRKPRTRPAAQVFQPSTIACTHNETLWLGAEEGNVWRGVEQDEAVEISEVTPPLLQDQSVMALFEDSRGWLWVSTDAGIGVWNHKQWRFFNQDSGLVWNDTDMRSFYEDSDGSMWVATSGGASHILRPESLFAPLQLDVLVESIGRDGETLARGQPVRLPWSSGPLNFKLAALSYQNRETLNFRYRMQGLESDWSKTSVPEVRYAALPPGHYRFQVAADNPPMQAYSSTAEVEVVILPPWWSTWTFYVSCGLLSLLLLYLMHRYRVRRLEARQRLKEQQAQERAYELEASREEERKHLTREIHDELGQHLSALRMGVSVVGLEFGGKNPSLQGKIERMVTLVDATIKVVRNVVSSLRPSALDMGIVSALEWLTEEFTANTGIPCRLDVREENIVLDDKRTTTIFRIAQESLTNISRHAQASRTEISLERKEKHYLLEVRDNGRGFDASIQKKKSFGLVGIRERAHMLGGEVSIFSEPGAGATIRVSIPIADATENQ